One Panicum virgatum strain AP13 chromosome 9K, P.virgatum_v5, whole genome shotgun sequence genomic region harbors:
- the LOC120650384 gene encoding metal transporter Nramp6-like: MAADEEPAEGSPPASGAEGRALLRPSSSVSAISGDDEGFEERAFEPAEKVVVSVSGDPDEERLFYASGGRAPPFSWRKLWLFTGPGYLMSIAFGDPGNIEGDLQAGATAGGSLLWLLLWSTAMGLLVQLLAARLGVATGRHLAELCRDEYPDWARRALWLMAEVALVSADIQEVIGSAIAIKILSHGLLPIWAGVVITALDCFIFLSLENYGVRKLEALFAVLITTMACSFAWMFVETKPRGKDLIIGILVPKLNSRTIKQAVGLVGSVITPHNVFLHSALVQSRKIDPENEYEVREALRYYSIESNMALVVPFMINLFVTTVFAKGFYGTKEADNIGLENAGKYLHEKFGGDFFPVLYIWGVGLLAAGTSSTITGTYAGQFIMGGLLNWRVKKWIRALITRSFAIVPTIIVALYFNTSDSALDVLNEWLNVLQSIQIPFSLIPLVTLVSKEEVMGPFKIGPRTKIASWTAASVPIVINSYMLFDFFSSEMEGLLSSSALCAAVIAYAMFILYLIFRGT; encoded by the exons ATGGCCGCCGACGAAGAGCCCGCCGAGGGCTCGCCCCCCGCCTCCGGCGCCGAGGGTCGCGCCCTCCTCCGTCCCTCGTCGTCCGTCTccgccatctccggcgacgacgagggCTTCGAGGAGCGCGCGTTCGAGCCGGCCGAGAAGGTCGTTGTCTCCGTCTCCGGCGACCCCGACGAGGAGCGCCTCTTCTACGCCTCGgggggccgcgcgccgcccttcTCGTGGCGCAAGCTCTGGCTCTTCACGGGGCCCGGGTACCTGATGAGCATCGCCTTCGGGGACCCCGGGAACATCGAGGGCGACCTCCAGGCCGGCGCCACGGCCGGCGGCTCCctgctctggctcctcctctggTCCACGGCCATGGGGCTGCTCGTGCAGCTGCTCGCCGCGCGCCTCGGGGTGGCCACGGGGAGGCACCTCGCCGAGCTCTGCCGCGACGAGTACCCGGACTGGGCGCGCCGCGCGCTCTGGCTCATGGCCGAGGTCGCCCTCGTCAGCGCCGACATCCAGGAGGTCATCGGGAGCGCCATTGCCATCAAGATCCTCAGCCACGGCTTGTTGCCGATTTGGGCCGGCGTTGTCATCACCGCATTGGATTG ctttatttttctttccctCGAGAACTATGGGGTGAGAAAGCTGGAAGCTTTGTTTGCAGTTTTAATTACAACAATGGCCTGCTCCTTTGCATGGATGTTTGTAGAAACCAAGCCCAGAGGGAAAGACCTAATCATAG GTATTCTGGTCCCAAAGCTGAACTCAAGAACAATAAAACAAGCTGTTGGTCTTGTGGGAAGTGTTATCACACCCCATAATGTGTTCCTCCATTCTGCTCTTGTGCAATCAAGAAAAATTGACCCGGAAAACGAATATGAAGTCCGTGAAGCGTTGAGGTACTATTCCATTGAATCCAACATGGCATTGGTAGTGCCCTTCATGATAAATTTATTTGTCACAACAGTTTTTGCCAAAGGGTTTTATGGTACCAAAGAAGCAGATAATATTGGTCTTGAGAATGCTGGGAAATATTTACATGAGAAGTTTGGGGGTGATTTTTTCCCTGTCCTCTATATTTGGGGTGTCGGGCTATTAGCTGCTGGAACAAGTAGTACCATAACTGGAACTTATGCTGGACAGTTTATAATGGGTGGGCTTCTGAATTGGCGGGTGAAAAAATGGATCCGGGCATTGATCACTAGAAGCTTTGCGATCGTGCCAACTATAATTGTTGCTCTATACTTCAACACATCTGATTCTGCACTGGATGTTCTCAACGAATGGCTCAATGTGCTCCAATCAATCCAAATCCCATTCTCACTGATCCCACTGGTAACATTGGTTTCTAAGGAGGAAGTCATGGGACCTTTCAAGATCGGTCCAAGAACAAAA ATTGCTTCCTGGACAGCTGCATCCGTACCAATCGTAATAAATAGCTACATGTTGTTCGATTTCTTCTCTTCAGAAATGGAAGGCCTGTTGTCCAGTTCAGCTCTTTGCGCGGCCGTGATTGCTTATGCCATGTTCATATTATATCTCATTTTCCGAGGCACGTAA